The segment CAAAGAGCTGACTGCCCGGGGCGAGATAATAGATGCTCGGGCCGGGGAGCATCCTTTTCCCCATGAGAAAAACCATGGTGTCTATGATCTCCTGAGGCCTCTGGCCCGGCAGGCCGATGATGAAGTGCGTCTCTACGAGAAAGTCGGAAGTCTCCAGCCAGTCGAAAAGGCTTAGCAGGTTGGCCGGATACCTCCTTCGCTGGGATGCATGAACGGCGGGGGAGGCATCGACGAGTGAGAAATTGAGGCGGGCAAAGCCCGCTTCACGCATCTTCTCGAGCGTTTCAATATCGAGGGTATGGCCGTAAAGGCCATTCATGGCGGAAAGGGTGGCGCCCCTGTCCTTCAGGAGGTCTAGGATGCCGTGGAAGAAGGGGATGTCGAGGTTGAGCATGTCGTCCTCGAAGTCTATGGCGGTGATCCCCAGCCTCTCTATCTCCGCAAGCTCATTTTCTATGGCCCCTATCGTCCGCCGACGGTAGGGGACGGGAGGCTTGCCGCAGAAGGAGCACTGAAAGGGGCACCCTCTCGACGTAAGAAAGAAGGTGTAAGGCCTTTTGCCGATACGGTACTTCTCGGCGGGAAGGAGGTCGCGTGCCGGCATGAGGTCGATGTCCTCCTCGACGTGGATGCCCCCCGTGTGGAAGGTACCGTCGTCGCGGTAAAAGGAAAGCCCCGGAATGGAAGACAGCTCACACCTATTCCCGGAAGACAGGACGCGGACGAATTCGAAAAAGGGTGTCTCCCCTTCCCCCCGGACCACGTAATCGATGTCCCTGTCCTTGAGCACATGCTCGGGGAAGAGTGTCGCGTGGGTTCCGCCCATCACGGTGACGATGCCCCTGTCCACCTTTTTCGCGATGGCGGCAATCTCCCGGGCCTGACGGGAATAGGCCGTGAAGGAAGATGCTATCGCGACAACCCGGGGGGCCGCCTGCCTGATGGCGGCCTCTATCTCCTGCCGCCCCATCCCGTAGCGGGAATATCGCTTGAAGAGGGAAAAAGGGGTCTGCCTGTCGTCACGGTAAAAAGGCGCCACTTCCGGGAAATCGTGGTCCTTGAGCTGCCGCGGCGGTATGCCCGTCCTGCAGTCGAGGATGGTCACATCACAAATGTCCCGTATCTTCGCCGCGATAGAAGCGAGCGCCAGGGGGTATGTCCTGATTGCCGTATCGTAAAAATCCTCGATGGGCGGCTGGACAAGAAGCACTTTCATGGGACAAGTATAATGGAAACTCTCGGACAATCACAGGACTTTTCGGGAGCTTCCGTTGTCCCTCCCGAATGCGTTTACGAAAGATCCTTCTTCAGGCTTCCCGTTGGAGTCCTCCTTTTTACCATCGCGGGTTCCTTCGTTGCTCCGCCCGTCTTGAAATCGATCCTCGCCGAGAACATCTTCGCGAATCTCGGCAGGACCGTTTCCATTGGCAAGATCAGGGGTTGGCCTCTTCTTCCTCGCCGAGCCGGTCCCGTATCATCTTGAGGATTATGAGCGATTCACGCTCTCTCTCTTCGAGGGAGCCCATGATGTAATCGATCGTCTCCCTGTACTGGGGGATGAAGATCTTGGAAAGAGCGTTGCAGCGCCTCTGTGTCCTGCGCAGCTCCCGGGCAAGGCGCATTACGGCGTTGACCAGTTCCGCCAGTTCGGCAAGCGACGGAAGAAGGTCGACGAAGCGGCTCATGGCGATGTCGGTATTGGAGGACGTGCCGCCAACGCCAAAACGGACACCCATCGGCTCCTCCTGCAGGGATATCTTCGGCACCCCCATACCCATAAGGCGATCGTCCGACAGCGACACCTCGTGACGCATCGCCACGGCGAAGGCAGCCTCCTCGATCGCCTGGGAGCCTATATCCAGAGTGGCCTCGCCGAGCGCTGCGAAGGCGTGGGCAACGGCGTTCCCGACCCTGCCTTCCGCCTCCTCCGCGCGGTTCAAACGGCTCATG is part of the Syntrophorhabdaceae bacterium genome and harbors:
- a CDS encoding cobalamin-dependent protein (Presence of a B(12) (cobalamin)-binding domain implies dependence on cobalamin itself, in one of its several forms, or in some unusual lineages, dependence on a cobalamin-like analog.) — encoded protein: MKVLLVQPPIEDFYDTAIRTYPLALASIAAKIRDICDVTILDCRTGIPPRQLKDHDFPEVAPFYRDDRQTPFSLFKRYSRYGMGRQEIEAAIRQAAPRVVAIASSFTAYSRQAREIAAIAKKVDRGIVTVMGGTHATLFPEHVLKDRDIDYVVRGEGETPFFEFVRVLSSGNRCELSSIPGLSFYRDDGTFHTGGIHVEEDIDLMPARDLLPAEKYRIGKRPYTFFLTSRGCPFQCSFCGKPPVPYRRRTIGAIENELAEIERLGITAIDFEDDMLNLDIPFFHGILDLLKDRGATLSAMNGLYGHTLDIETLEKMREAGFARLNFSLVDASPAVHASQRRRYPANLLSLFDWLETSDFLVETHFIIGLPGQRPQEIIDTMVFLMGKRMLPGPSIYYLAPGSQLFDDICGSDAAAYFPAARSSVMFEANPLFPRETTFTFMKLLRFVNVVKALIDVSPGASTLKDLAGTERLQKNPRDLHIFNSLLKEKRFLWFDTRGNDYVEEPQGPGVVTAFFKAMEGRTIKGFRTANSVRA
- a CDS encoding V-type ATP synthase subunit D gives rise to the protein MAKLNVAPTKSNLLGLQRQLEFAQEGYDLLEQKRQILIFELMSRLNRAEEAEGRVGNAVAHAFAALGEATLDIGSQAIEEAAFAVAMRHEVSLSDDRLMGMGVPKISLQEEPMGVRFGVGGTSSNTDIAMSRFVDLLPSLAELAELVNAVMRLARELRRTQRRCNALSKIFIPQYRETIDYIMGSLEERERESLIILKMIRDRLGEEEEANP